The proteins below are encoded in one region of Triticum aestivum cultivar Chinese Spring chromosome 1B, IWGSC CS RefSeq v2.1, whole genome shotgun sequence:
- the LOC123128118 gene encoding fluoride export protein 1 produces the protein MMEDSSTRSHVFEGNRLGYVRSESMDSAGHPSAARSGSLLSRRSSRPSSRGSISLSREMGDSILNSMRHSLQSADQLLGHADSSALAQVIDSGDRVLALEDEADEDMANTLDQHPVRDNRIHGYSSHGTGLPAPESSLEPKGESSSGKVEQYMLSRRLDYASYLIHLAAFGSFGVFTRYGLQKLFGPGCLALTSNQSPLYLDLPSNMLGSFLMAWFGIIFKTDIRHISEHLIVGITTGYMGSLTTFSGWNQAMVSMSSKDHWAYAIAGIVLGMFIVNESIRVGAETGERLRSWILKCIKENSSIGSNCNWEQLKVNTRTKHFVLIAVMMILLSFVWVLSIVLAIIKVRNLDDGAVLWLGCSVAPPGVWLRWYLARLNGQGIGKQRSLKWLPIGTLVANVLAAGIMASLAVTAKAVNTKRSTTVLNGIQFGFLGCLSTVSTFAAEIYAMRSSGQIGRAFVYAAATFVLSFVLGTLVYSVPVWVNHYQ, from the exons ATGATGGAGGACTCTTCAACTAGGAGCCATGTTTTTGAGGGGAATCGGCTGGGCTATGTAAGAAGTGAATCCATGGATTCCGCTGGCCATCCTTCGGCTGCTAGGTCAGGCTCACTGCTAAGTAGGAGAAGTAGCAGGCCCAGTTCAAGGGGATCCATCAGCCTCTCTCGCGAGATGGGCGACTCGATCCTGAACTCAATGAGGCATTCCCTTCAGTCAGCAGACCAGTTGCTTGGTCATGCTGATAGCTCGGCTTTGGCTCAGGTCATTGACAGTGGTGACCGAGTGCTAGCCTTGGAAGATGAGGCCGATGAAGATATGGCAAATACATTGGATCAACATCCTGTCCGAGATAATCGAATCCATGGCTACAGCTCACATGGCACAGGTCTGCCAGCACCTGAGTCTTCTCTGGAGCCAAAGGGCGAGAGCTCATCAGGCAAG GTTGAACAATATATGCTTTCTCGGAGGCTAGATTATGCTTCTTACCTGATCCATTTAGCCGCCTTTGGATCATTCGGG GTATTTACAAGGTACGGGCTCCAAAAGCTGTTCGGCCCAGGCTGCCTGGCACTCACCTCCAACCAAAGCCCGTTGTACCTTGATCTTCCATCAAACATG CTAGGATCCTTCCTGATGGCCTGGTTTGGGATAATCTTTAAGACTGACATTCGGCACATATCTGAACATCTCATTGTTGGAATCACAACCGGATACATGGGAAGCCTTACCACCTTCAGTGGGTGGAATCAAGCGATGGTTAGCATGTCTTCCAAAGACCATTGGGCATATGCCATAGCTGGCATAGTATTAG GAATGTTCATCGTCAATGAGTCCATCAGGGTGGGCGCCGAAACAGGTGAGCGCCTACGAAGCTGGATCCTGAAATGCATCAAGGAAAATAGTTCAATAGGAAGCAACTGTAACTGGGAGCAGCTGAAAGTCAACACTAGGACTAAACATTTTGTGCTTATAGCAGTTATGATGATTTTGCTTTCTTTTGTGTGGGTTCTGAGTATCGTGTTGGCCATAATAAAGGTGCGCAATCTTGATGATGGCGCTGTACTATGGTTGGGGTGCTCGGTTGCGCCTCCAGGCGTTTGGTTACGCTGGTACTTGGCAAGGCTCAATGGCCAGGGAATCGGCAAACAGAGATCCCTCAAATGGCTGCCCATTGGGACACTTGTAGCCAATGTTCTTGCTGCGGGTATCATGGCATCACTGGCTGTGACCGCCAAAGCG GTGAATACAAAGCGTTCGACAACTGTTCTTAATGGCATACAGTTTGGTTTCCTTGGCTGCTTGAGCACAGTGTCTACTTTTGCTGCTGAAATCTATGCTATGCGAAGCAGCGGACAGATTGGTAGGGCCTTTGTCTATGCTGCAGCGACCTTCGTGCTCTCTTTCGTGCTGGGAACTCTGGTATACTCTGTGCCAGTATGGGTCAATCATTACCAATAG